The following coding sequences are from one Pseudomonas oryzae window:
- a CDS encoding PA1571 family protein, translating to MRQEPQQPQLNRTAQQLRHSHLGAIIDAQGREIPITEQMILQACRQLEKESRLRRLFF from the coding sequence ATGCGTCAGGAACCGCAACAGCCGCAACTCAACCGCACCGCCCAGCAGCTGCGCCATAGCCACCTCGGCGCGATCATCGACGCCCAGGGCCGGGAAATCCCCATCACCGAGCAGATGATCCTGCAGGCCTGTCGCCAGCTGGAGAAGGAATCGCGCCTGCGCCGCCTGTTCTTCTGA
- a CDS encoding MATE family efflux transporter, which yields MSALPASPAPSRLHRCLREVRALLALAGPIIVAQLANTAMGFVDTLMAGRVSARDLAAVALGNSVWIPVLLLMNGILLATTAKVARKVGAGSYALIGPLVRQALWLGLAIGLIAMVLLLSAKPVLQMMRVEQSLGEVAMGYLRAVALGFPALALYQVLRGFSDGLGSTRPSMVIGLLGLLLNIPANYVLIYGKFGLPALGGVGCGWATALVMWFMFGAMLLWVHWAPLYRSSRLFERLEAPRWPVIRDLLAVGLPIGVAIFAEASIFSVIALLIGSLGASVVAGHQIALNFSSMVFMIPYSLAMAATVRVGQALGRGAPRDARFSAGVAMASALAYACCSASLILLLRTDIARLYTPDVEVLTIASALMVYSALFQFSDAIQVTAAGALRGYQDTRATMLITLLAYWGIGLPIGYGLGLSTLFGPPSGPAGLWQGLVVGLTCAAVLLGVRLQRSARRHIRAARLASA from the coding sequence ATGTCCGCCCTGCCCGCTTCACCCGCCCCCTCCCGCCTGCACCGCTGCCTGCGCGAAGTCCGGGCCCTGCTCGCCCTCGCCGGCCCGATCATCGTCGCCCAGCTCGCCAATACCGCCATGGGCTTCGTCGACACCCTGATGGCCGGCCGGGTCAGCGCCCGCGACCTGGCGGCGGTGGCGCTGGGCAATTCGGTGTGGATCCCGGTGCTGCTGCTGATGAACGGCATCCTGCTGGCCACCACCGCCAAGGTGGCGCGCAAGGTCGGCGCCGGCAGCTATGCGCTGATCGGCCCGCTGGTGCGCCAGGCCCTGTGGCTGGGTCTGGCCATCGGCCTGATCGCCATGGTCCTGCTGCTCTCGGCCAAGCCGGTGCTGCAAATGATGCGAGTGGAGCAATCCCTGGGCGAGGTCGCCATGGGCTATCTGCGCGCGGTGGCCCTCGGCTTCCCGGCGCTGGCGCTGTATCAGGTGCTGCGCGGCTTCAGCGACGGCCTGGGCAGCACCCGGCCGAGCATGGTGATCGGCCTGCTCGGCCTGCTGCTGAACATTCCCGCCAACTATGTGCTGATCTACGGCAAGTTCGGCCTGCCGGCGCTGGGCGGGGTCGGCTGCGGCTGGGCCACCGCGTTGGTGATGTGGTTCATGTTCGGCGCCATGCTGCTGTGGGTGCACTGGGCGCCGCTATACAGGTCCAGCCGGCTGTTCGAACGCCTGGAGGCACCGCGCTGGCCGGTGATCCGCGACCTGCTCGCCGTCGGTCTGCCGATCGGCGTGGCCATCTTCGCCGAGGCCAGCATCTTCTCGGTGATCGCCCTGCTGATCGGCAGCCTGGGCGCCAGCGTGGTGGCCGGCCACCAGATCGCCCTGAACTTCTCCTCGATGGTGTTCATGATCCCCTACTCGCTGGCGATGGCCGCCACGGTGCGGGTCGGCCAGGCCCTCGGCCGCGGCGCGCCGCGCGATGCGCGCTTCTCCGCCGGGGTGGCGATGGCCAGCGCGCTGGCCTACGCCTGCTGCTCGGCCAGCCTGATCCTGCTGCTGCGCACGGACATCGCGCGTCTCTACACGCCGGATGTCGAAGTGCTGACCATCGCCAGCGCGCTGATGGTGTACTCGGCACTGTTCCAGTTCTCCGACGCCATCCAGGTCACCGCCGCCGGCGCGTTGCGCGGCTACCAGGACACCCGGGCGACCATGCTGATCACCCTGCTGGCCTACTGGGGCATCGGTCTGCCGATCGGCTACGGTCTGGGCCTCAGCACGCTGTTCGGCCCGCCCAGCGGCCCGGCCGGTCTGTGGCAGGGCCTGGTGGTCGGCCTGACCTGCGCCGCCGTGCTGCTCGGCGTGCGCCTGCAGCGCAGCGCCCGGCGGCATATCCGCGCCGCCCGCCTGGCCAGCGCCTGA
- the tusA gene encoding sulfurtransferase TusA, which translates to MSQQPDAILDATGLNCPEPVMMLHNKVRDLPAGGLLKVIATDPSTRRDIPKFCMFLGHELLEQQEEAGTYLYWIRKKAD; encoded by the coding sequence ATGTCCCAGCAACCCGACGCCATTCTCGACGCCACCGGCCTCAACTGCCCCGAGCCGGTGATGATGCTGCACAACAAGGTGCGCGATCTGCCGGCCGGCGGCCTGCTCAAGGTGATCGCCACCGACCCCTCGACCCGCCGCGACATCCCCAAGTTCTGCATGTTCCTCGGTCACGAACTGCTGGAGCAGCAGGAAGAGGCCGGCACCTACCTGTACTGGATTCGCAAGAAGGCGGATTGA
- the pdxB gene encoding 4-phosphoerythronate dehydrogenase PdxB, with translation MRLLADENIPLLDPFFASFGEIRRQAGRAIDRAAVMDADALLVRSVTRVDRALLEGSAVKFVGTCTIGTDHLDLDWFAEAGIAWSSAPGCNARGVVDYVLGALFALAERRGADLAQRTYGVVGAGQVGGRLVEVLRGLGWNVLVCDPPRQAREGGDFVSLAEILARCDAISLHTPLTREGADATWHLLDAERLRSLKPGCWLINASRGAVIDNAALKAHLLGGADLEVVLDVWEGEPQADPQLAALCLLATPHIAGYSLDGKLRGTEQIYRAFCAWQGVAPTVSLAQLLPPTWLSELSLHEQADPAWALATVCRAVYDPRGDDAAFRRSLQGDAEARRAGFDALRKHYPPRRELPGLAVRLPAAAQPLRRQLAALGVTLR, from the coding sequence ATGCGCCTGCTGGCCGACGAAAACATCCCGCTGCTCGATCCCTTCTTCGCTTCCTTCGGCGAGATTCGCCGTCAGGCCGGCCGCGCCATCGATCGCGCCGCGGTGATGGACGCCGACGCGCTGCTGGTGCGTTCGGTGACCCGCGTCGACCGCGCGCTGCTGGAGGGCAGCGCGGTGAAGTTCGTCGGCACCTGCACCATCGGCACCGACCACCTGGATCTCGACTGGTTCGCCGAGGCCGGCATCGCCTGGTCCAGCGCGCCGGGCTGCAACGCGCGCGGGGTGGTCGACTACGTGCTGGGCGCGCTGTTCGCCCTCGCCGAGCGGCGCGGCGCCGATCTGGCGCAGCGTACCTACGGCGTGGTCGGCGCCGGCCAGGTCGGCGGTAGGCTGGTGGAGGTGTTGCGTGGCCTGGGCTGGAACGTGCTGGTCTGCGACCCGCCGCGTCAGGCGCGCGAGGGTGGCGATTTCGTCAGCCTCGCGGAGATCCTCGCGCGCTGCGACGCGATCAGCCTGCACACCCCGCTGACCCGCGAGGGTGCCGACGCCACCTGGCATCTGCTCGACGCCGAGCGCCTGCGCAGCCTGAAGCCCGGCTGCTGGCTGATCAACGCCAGCCGTGGTGCGGTGATCGACAATGCCGCGCTCAAGGCGCACCTGCTGGGCGGCGCCGATCTCGAGGTGGTGCTGGATGTCTGGGAGGGCGAGCCGCAGGCCGATCCGCAACTGGCCGCGCTCTGTCTGCTGGCCACCCCGCATATCGCCGGCTACAGCCTGGACGGCAAGCTGCGCGGCACCGAGCAGATCTACCGGGCGTTCTGCGCCTGGCAGGGCGTGGCGCCGACGGTCAGCCTGGCGCAGTTGCTGCCGCCGACCTGGCTGAGCGAGCTGAGCCTGCACGAGCAGGCCGATCCGGCCTGGGCGCTGGCCACCGTGTGCCGCGCGGTGTACGACCCGCGTGGCGACGATGCTGCCTTCCGTCGCAGTCTGCAGGGCGATGCCGAGGCGCGCCGCGCCGGCTTCGACGCGCTGCGCAAGCACTATCCGCCGCGCCGCGAGTTGCCCGGACTGGCGGTGCGCCTGCCGGCCGCTGCGCAGCCGCTGCGCCGCCAGTTGGCGGCGCTGGGGGTCACGCTGCGCTGA
- the thrH gene encoding bifunctional phosphoserine phosphatase/homoserine phosphotransferase ThrH, translating into MEIACLDLEGVLVPEIWIAFAEKTGIDALKATTRDIPDYDVLMKQRMRILDEHGLKLRDIQEVIATLKPLDGAVEFVDWLRERFQVVILSDTFYEFSQPLMRQLGFPTLLCHRLITDETDRVVDYQLRQKDPKRQSVIALKSLYYRVIAAGDSYNDTTMLSEAHAGILFHAPDNVIREFPQFPAVHTYEDLKREFLKASSRELSL; encoded by the coding sequence GTGGAAATCGCCTGCCTTGATCTCGAGGGCGTACTGGTCCCGGAAATCTGGATCGCCTTCGCCGAAAAAACCGGAATCGACGCGCTCAAGGCGACCACCCGCGACATTCCCGACTACGACGTGCTGATGAAGCAGCGCATGCGCATCCTCGACGAGCACGGCCTCAAGCTGCGCGACATCCAGGAAGTGATCGCCACCCTCAAGCCGCTGGACGGCGCGGTGGAGTTCGTCGACTGGCTGCGCGAGCGCTTCCAGGTGGTGATCCTCTCCGACACCTTCTACGAGTTCTCCCAGCCGCTGATGCGTCAGCTCGGCTTCCCGACCCTGCTGTGCCACCGCCTGATCACCGACGAGACCGACCGCGTGGTGGACTACCAGCTGCGCCAGAAGGATCCCAAGCGCCAGTCGGTGATCGCCCTGAAGAGCCTGTACTACCGGGTGATCGCCGCCGGCGACTCGTACAACGACACCACCATGCTCTCCGAGGCGCACGCCGGCATCCTGTTCCACGCCCCGGACAACGTGATCCGCGAGTTCCCGCAGTTCCCGGCGGTGCACACCTACGAAGACCTCAAGCGCGAGTTCCTCAAGGCGTCCAGCCGCGAGCTCAGCCTGTAA
- a CDS encoding S8 family serine peptidase, translating into MQPLRFMTGLLALLLATSSSLFAATPADLGQLDIPRYAPDRVLVKFRPGTAAAEISAEHRNAHAVPLRSLPEIDVQVMQVPVGMVEDSIAVYRRNPNVLYAEPDYYRLLVMPREEPGPTPAGGANYFAEQWYLDNTGQNHTFVNQTIFGAFLDVTSGTPNADINAPQAWDLRRGQVGDPTSYDRPKIAVLDSGADCNVPDLRGKCLEQVDVVGAKANDTCPAGEPACDNYGHGTFVAGEAVANTDNAEGVAGVGWHTGAGIFKVCYLELVTDGFFLYEVGLCPVSGSSEAILRASTDQSVNGNLVRSQYQVITMSYASDLIDSAGNITQTDASSAECEAIALARDRGVLVVAAAGNNGDTSRTYPAACTDDQGRSTVISVAAADHEDDRVSFSTYSRSTDHWVSLAAPGQDIIGILPSANCNLAADNDSCVDWWSGTSMAAPLVAGAAALVWDDLYARLPAGTSRAAATCSYAGMPCNQAVRLRLEQNAAKVGANAQNLLSWTANGRLDLAAALRNDVTTGGGTAPVAAFRYDCIGLACNFTASGSGAGTLSYRWVWGDGTADGSGSNPSHTYPATGSYTVTQTATDSNGSTSVSTTLNLKAGKRSVSGSVSSDSGGSGGSGGVCTHPKGKC; encoded by the coding sequence GTGCAGCCCCTTCGCTTCATGACCGGCCTGCTGGCGCTGCTGCTGGCAACCAGCAGCAGCCTCTTCGCCGCCACGCCAGCGGACCTCGGCCAGCTCGACATTCCCCGCTACGCTCCCGACCGCGTGCTGGTCAAGTTCAGGCCCGGCACCGCGGCCGCCGAGATAAGCGCCGAGCATCGCAACGCGCACGCCGTGCCGCTGCGCAGCCTGCCCGAGATCGACGTGCAGGTGATGCAGGTGCCCGTCGGCATGGTCGAGGACAGCATCGCGGTCTACCGGCGCAACCCCAACGTGCTGTATGCCGAACCGGACTATTACCGGCTGCTGGTGATGCCGCGCGAGGAACCCGGGCCTACCCCTGCAGGCGGCGCCAACTACTTCGCGGAGCAGTGGTACCTGGACAACACGGGGCAGAACCACACGTTCGTCAACCAGACGATCTTCGGCGCGTTCCTCGATGTCACCAGCGGCACGCCGAACGCCGACATCAACGCCCCGCAGGCCTGGGATCTGCGCCGGGGACAGGTCGGCGATCCGACCTCCTACGACCGGCCGAAGATCGCCGTGCTGGACAGCGGTGCCGACTGCAACGTGCCCGATCTGCGTGGCAAGTGTCTGGAACAGGTCGATGTGGTCGGCGCCAAGGCCAACGACACCTGCCCCGCCGGCGAGCCGGCCTGCGACAACTACGGCCATGGCACCTTCGTCGCCGGCGAAGCGGTGGCCAACACCGACAACGCCGAGGGCGTGGCGGGCGTCGGCTGGCATACCGGCGCCGGCATCTTCAAGGTCTGCTACCTGGAGCTGGTGACCGACGGCTTCTTTCTCTACGAGGTGGGGCTGTGCCCGGTTTCCGGGTCGAGCGAGGCGATCCTCAGAGCCTCCACCGATCAGTCCGTCAACGGCAACCTGGTGCGCAGCCAGTACCAGGTGATCACCATGAGCTACGCCAGCGACCTCATCGACAGCGCCGGAAATATCACCCAGACCGACGCCTCCAGCGCCGAGTGCGAGGCCATCGCGCTCGCCCGCGACCGGGGCGTGCTGGTGGTCGCCGCCGCCGGCAACAACGGCGACACCAGTCGCACCTACCCCGCCGCCTGCACGGACGACCAGGGCCGGTCGACGGTGATCTCGGTCGCCGCCGCCGACCATGAGGACGATCGCGTCAGCTTCTCGACCTACAGCCGTTCGACCGACCACTGGGTATCCCTGGCAGCCCCCGGTCAGGACATCATCGGCATCCTGCCGAGCGCCAACTGCAATCTCGCCGCCGACAACGACAGCTGTGTGGACTGGTGGAGCGGCACCTCGATGGCCGCACCGCTGGTCGCCGGCGCTGCCGCGCTGGTCTGGGACGACCTCTACGCCCGTCTGCCGGCCGGGACCTCCCGGGCCGCGGCGACGTGCAGCTATGCCGGCATGCCCTGCAACCAGGCGGTGCGCCTGCGTCTGGAGCAGAACGCAGCCAAGGTCGGCGCCAACGCCCAGAACCTGCTGAGCTGGACCGCCAACGGACGGCTCGATCTGGCGGCCGCGCTGCGCAACGACGTCACGACGGGCGGCGGCACGGCACCGGTCGCGGCGTTCCGCTACGACTGCATCGGTCTGGCCTGCAACTTCACTGCCTCGGGCAGTGGCGCAGGCACGCTCAGCTATCGCTGGGTGTGGGGCGACGGCACGGCCGATGGTTCGGGCAGCAATCCCAGCCATACCTATCCGGCGACCGGGAGCTACACCGTGACCCAGACGGCGACGGACAGCAACGGCAGCACCTCGGTCAGCACCACCCTCAACCTGAAAGCAGGCAAGCGCAGCGTCAGCGGCAGTGTCAGCAGCGACAGCGGCGGTTCAGGTGGCAGTGGTGGGGTGTGCACCCATCCCAAGGGGAAATGCTGA
- a CDS encoding TRAP transporter large permease — MTTVLLIVMLSLLLLGFPMMTTLLAAAGIGFVAFFNMGPEFIIQQMIAGIRPAALVAVPMFILAADIITRGATANRLLDVAMAFVGHMRGGMAITTAVSCALFGAVSGSTQATVVGVGSIMRPKMLQQGYKDSFVLALIINASDIALLIPPSIGMIIYGVVSGTSVAELFIAGIGPGLVLMLLLSAYCYFYARREGIPQAPAMPWSERLRLCRRAILPMLLPVICIGGIYSGAFSPTEAASISVLYALVLEVVIFRRLHLKELGSIALSTGLITAVVFILVAAGSAFSWVISFAQIPQQILAGIGLMSASPTELLIIISVAFFIGCMFVDPIVVMLILVPIFTPAIKASGLDPVLVGTIITLQAAIGSATPPFGCDIFTAIAIFKRPYFEVIRGSLPFFAILLLMSALLIVFPQITLALRDLAFR, encoded by the coding sequence ATGACAACCGTACTGCTGATCGTGATGCTCAGCCTCCTGCTGCTGGGCTTCCCGATGATGACCACCCTGCTGGCCGCGGCCGGGATCGGCTTCGTCGCCTTTTTCAACATGGGACCGGAATTCATCATCCAGCAGATGATCGCCGGCATCCGCCCGGCCGCCCTGGTCGCCGTGCCGATGTTCATTCTCGCCGCCGACATCATCACCCGCGGCGCCACCGCCAACCGTCTGCTCGATGTCGCCATGGCCTTCGTCGGCCACATGCGCGGAGGCATGGCCATCACCACGGCGGTGAGCTGCGCCCTGTTCGGCGCGGTCTCCGGTTCCACCCAGGCCACCGTGGTCGGCGTTGGCAGCATCATGCGGCCCAAGATGCTGCAGCAGGGCTACAAGGACAGCTTCGTGCTCGCTCTGATCATCAATGCCTCCGACATCGCCCTGCTGATCCCACCGAGCATCGGCATGATCATCTACGGCGTGGTGTCGGGAACCTCGGTGGCCGAGCTGTTCATCGCCGGCATCGGCCCCGGCCTGGTACTGATGCTGCTGCTCTCGGCCTACTGCTACTTCTACGCGCGTCGCGAAGGGATTCCGCAGGCTCCGGCCATGCCGTGGAGCGAGCGGCTGCGCCTGTGCCGCCGCGCCATCCTGCCCATGCTGCTGCCGGTCATCTGCATCGGCGGCATCTATTCCGGGGCATTCAGCCCGACTGAAGCCGCTTCGATTTCAGTGCTCTACGCGCTGGTGCTCGAAGTCGTGATATTCCGTCGCCTGCATCTGAAGGAACTGGGTTCCATCGCACTGTCCACCGGACTGATCACTGCCGTGGTCTTCATCCTGGTCGCTGCAGGCTCCGCGTTCTCCTGGGTCATCTCCTTCGCGCAGATTCCCCAACAGATCCTCGCAGGCATCGGCCTGATGAGCGCCTCGCCAACCGAACTGCTGATCATCATTTCGGTAGCCTTCTTCATCGGCTGCATGTTCGTTGACCCGATCGTGGTGATGCTGATCCTCGTGCCGATCTTCACCCCGGCGATCAAGGCCTCCGGCCTGGACCCGGTGCTGGTTGGCACCATCATCACCCTGCAGGCGGCCATCGGTTCGGCGACGCCACCGTTCGGCTGCGACATCTTCACCGCGATCGCCATCTTCAAGCGCCCCTACTTCGAGGTGATCCGCGGCAGCCTGCCCTTCTTCGCCATCCTGCTACTGATGTCAGCGCTGCTGATCGTCTTCCCCCAAATCACCCTGGCACTCAGGGATCTGGCCTTCCGCTAA
- a CDS encoding phosphoadenylyl-sulfate reductase — MSQTLDVAALAAAYADKSPQEVLKLAFEHFGDDLWISFSGAEDVVLVDMAWKLNKNVRVFSLDTGRLHAQTYRFIEQVREHYGIAIEVLSPDPRLLEPLVREKGLFSFYKDGHGECCGIRKIEPLKRKLATVSAWATGQRRDQSPGTRSKVAALELDSAFSSADKPLYKFNPLANMSSEEVWGYIRMLEIPYNPLHEQGYISIGCEPCTRPVLPNQHEREGRWWWEEATHKECGLHAGNLIAKD, encoded by the coding sequence ATGAGCCAGACCCTCGATGTTGCCGCCCTGGCGGCCGCCTACGCCGACAAATCTCCGCAGGAGGTGCTCAAGCTTGCCTTCGAGCACTTCGGCGACGACCTGTGGATCTCCTTCAGCGGCGCCGAGGATGTGGTGCTGGTGGACATGGCCTGGAAGCTGAACAAGAACGTCAGGGTGTTCAGCCTGGATACCGGCCGTCTGCACGCGCAGACCTACCGCTTCATCGAGCAGGTGCGCGAGCATTACGGCATCGCCATCGAGGTGCTGTCGCCGGATCCGCGCCTGCTCGAGCCGCTGGTGCGCGAGAAGGGCCTGTTCAGCTTCTACAAGGACGGCCACGGCGAATGCTGCGGCATCCGCAAGATCGAGCCGCTCAAGCGCAAGCTGGCCACCGTCAGCGCCTGGGCCACCGGCCAGCGCCGCGACCAGAGCCCCGGCACCCGCAGCAAGGTCGCCGCGCTGGAACTGGATAGCGCCTTCTCCAGCGCCGACAAGCCGCTGTACAAGTTCAACCCGCTGGCCAACATGAGCAGCGAGGAAGTCTGGGGCTACATCCGCATGCTGGAGATCCCCTACAACCCGCTGCACGAGCAAGGCTACATCAGCATCGGCTGCGAGCCCTGCACCCGTCCGGTGCTGCCCAACCAGCACGAACGCGAAGGGCGCTGGTGGTGGGAGGAGGCGACCCACAAGGAGTGCGGCCTGCACGCCGGCAACCTGATCGCCAAGGACTGA
- a CDS encoding TRAP transporter small permease translates to MVYLRKLDWVLDKLEACILAASVLLMALNSIGNVFGRYLFNQSLYFSEELNQFLVIFITFVGCSFAARHARHISMSACIEHLRGRSAALALLLINLLTAGLILWLTWASIGYVQSAARIGRASSALQLPLHYIYIVIPLGLGLTGLQFLRHAGLQLMVLSGCIDASRCNPHTSLPPQA, encoded by the coding sequence ATGGTTTACTTGCGAAAACTGGACTGGGTGCTGGACAAACTGGAGGCCTGCATCCTGGCTGCCTCGGTCCTGTTGATGGCCCTGAACTCGATCGGCAACGTCTTCGGGCGCTACCTGTTCAACCAAAGCCTGTACTTCTCCGAGGAGCTCAACCAGTTCCTCGTCATCTTCATCACCTTCGTTGGCTGCAGCTTCGCCGCCCGCCATGCCCGCCACATCAGCATGAGCGCCTGCATCGAACATTTGCGCGGGCGCAGCGCAGCCCTGGCCCTGCTGCTGATCAACCTGCTCACCGCCGGCCTGATCCTCTGGCTGACCTGGGCATCGATCGGCTACGTCCAGAGCGCGGCCCGGATCGGTCGCGCCTCATCGGCCCTGCAACTCCCCCTCCATTACATCTACATAGTGATTCCCCTGGGCCTTGGCCTGACCGGCCTGCAGTTCCTGCGCCATGCCGGTCTGCAGCTCATGGTGCTGAGTGGCTGCATCGACGCGTCGCGCTGCAACCCCCACACCTCTCTCCCGCCCCAAGCCTGA
- the ehuR gene encoding MocR-like ectoine utilization transcription factor EhuR, translating to MTIDLKPFIRNGQPKYLAIGNALTEAINSGALQPGSRLPTHRELAEQLGVSVQTVSNAYAHAEKEGVIYAQVGNGTFVRSRTLNSEADYLSTDEQDNPHRGIDLSTAHPVCTPRHVRLYRESLERLAREGREDFITSFHPTEGLSRHREVVCDWLGQQQKMPANPDHMLFCNGAAHALTIAMATVVKPGETVLCERETGMLPMALAQTLHFKLKGVDTDEQGLLPEALDAACRQGGARVLFCTPTMNNPTSDTMGPARRQAIAEVVERHDLLVIEDDVYGALEPNRSAPLSALLPNRSFYATSLTKVTLPGMRAGYLITPPNLVHQAVGRLRSTTWMATLMPFEIASWWMQDGTLDQMIAYQQQEFAARQQMARELLGPCRYKAHPNGMLIWAELPEHWQAEKFVRYARQEGVMIHPAEPFLPGPNQDNRHVRITLGAEQSRSRLQVGLRTLRELLDTSPAPLHFVF from the coding sequence ATGACAATTGACCTGAAGCCCTTCATCCGCAATGGGCAGCCCAAGTACCTCGCCATCGGCAACGCACTGACCGAAGCCATCAACAGCGGCGCACTGCAACCCGGCAGCCGCCTGCCCACTCATCGCGAACTGGCCGAACAACTGGGCGTGAGCGTACAGACGGTGAGTAACGCCTACGCCCATGCCGAGAAGGAGGGCGTGATCTACGCCCAGGTCGGCAACGGCACCTTCGTGCGCAGCCGCACCCTGAACAGCGAGGCGGACTATCTGTCCACCGACGAGCAGGACAACCCGCATCGTGGCATCGACCTTTCCACCGCCCATCCGGTGTGCACGCCTCGTCATGTGCGCCTCTACCGCGAGTCACTCGAGCGCCTGGCACGCGAGGGACGCGAGGACTTCATCACCTCGTTCCATCCCACCGAGGGCCTGAGCCGGCATCGCGAGGTGGTCTGCGACTGGCTGGGCCAGCAGCAGAAAATGCCAGCCAATCCAGACCACATGCTGTTCTGCAACGGTGCGGCTCACGCCCTGACCATAGCCATGGCCACGGTGGTCAAGCCTGGCGAAACCGTGCTGTGCGAGCGGGAAACAGGCATGCTGCCGATGGCCCTGGCGCAGACCCTGCACTTCAAGCTCAAGGGTGTCGATACCGACGAGCAAGGACTGCTGCCGGAGGCCCTGGACGCCGCCTGCCGGCAAGGCGGCGCAAGGGTGCTGTTCTGCACGCCGACGATGAACAACCCGACCAGCGACACCATGGGCCCTGCACGCCGCCAGGCGATTGCCGAAGTGGTCGAGCGGCACGACCTGCTGGTGATCGAGGACGATGTCTATGGCGCGCTGGAGCCGAACCGCTCCGCGCCACTTTCTGCCCTGCTGCCCAATCGCAGCTTCTATGCCACCAGCCTGACCAAGGTGACCCTGCCGGGCATGCGCGCCGGGTATCTGATCACCCCGCCCAACCTGGTGCACCAAGCCGTCGGCCGCCTGCGCAGTACCACCTGGATGGCCACCCTGATGCCCTTCGAGATCGCCAGTTGGTGGATGCAGGACGGCACGCTCGACCAGATGATCGCCTACCAGCAACAGGAGTTCGCCGCGCGCCAGCAGATGGCTCGCGAGCTGCTCGGCCCCTGCCGGTACAAGGCCCACCCCAACGGCATGCTCATCTGGGCCGAGCTGCCCGAGCACTGGCAGGCCGAGAAGTTCGTTCGCTACGCCCGCCAGGAAGGCGTGATGATCCATCCGGCCGAGCCCTTCCTGCCCGGCCCCAATCAGGACAACCGCCACGTACGCATCACCCTGGGAGCCGAACAGAGCCGCTCACGCCTGCAGGTGGGGCTGCGCACCCTCAGGGAACTGCTGGATACCTCGCCGGCGCCACTGCACTTCGTGTTCTGA